The Mycobacteriales bacterium DNA segment TGGGCGTCTCGGTAACCGCCGCGCGCTGACACAGCGACCTTCGCGGCCACGTAGACTGGCAGTCGTGGCAATCGAGTGCCAGGAAGCGGGATAAGGGTGGCGATCGACTACTACGGCGTGCTGGGCGTGCGCCGGGACGCTACGGGTGACGAGATCAAGCGGGCCTACCGCAAGCTCGCTCGCGAACTGCACCCGGACGTCAACCCGGACCCGGAGGCGCAGGAGCGCTTCAAGGCGGCCACCACCGCGTACGAGGTGCTCGCCGATCCGGAGAAGCGCGAGATCGTCGACCTCGGCGGCGACCCGCTGTCGCAGGGCGGCGGGGGCGGCAGCCCGTTCGGTGCGGCCGGCTTCGGCGGGCTCGGCGACATCATGGACGCGTTCTTCGGCGCCTCGACCGCGCGCGGTCCGCGCAGCCGGGTCCGGCAGGGCTCGGACGCGCTGATCCGGCTCGACCTGGAGCTGGCCGAGACCGCGTTCGGCGTCTCCCGGGACCTTACCGTGGACACCGCGATCGTCTGCACGATCTGCTCCGGCGCCGGCACGGCGCCCGGTACCCACCCGGCCAGCTGCGACACCTGCGGCGGCCGCGGCGAGGTGCAGAGCGTGCAGCGGTCGTTCCTGGGCCAGGTCATGACCAGCCGGCCCTGCCCGACCTGCGGCGGCACCGGGATCGTGATCCCGTCCCCCTGCACGAGCTGCGGCGGCGACGGGCGGGTGCGGGCCCGCCGTACGGTCGGGGTCAAGGTTCCGGCCGGCGTCGAGGACGGGATGCGGATCCGGCTGTCCGGCCAGGGCGAGGTCGGCCCCGGCGGCGGCCCGGCCGGCGACCTGTACGTGGAGATCCACGAGCTGCCGCACGACATCTTCAGCCGCGAGGCCGACGACCTGCACTGCCGCGTGCAGCTGCCGATGACCGCCGCCGCGCTCGGGACCGCGCTCACGCTGACCACGCTGGACGGCGACGAGGAGGTCCCGATCCGGGCCGGAACCCAGTCGGACACCGTGATCCCGCTGCGGGCCCGCGGCGTGCCGCACCTGCGCGGGGTCGGCCGCGGCGACCTGCACGTGCACGTCTCGGTGGCGACGCCGACCCGGCTGGACGAAGAGCAGGAGGCGCTGCTGCGCCAGCTCGCCACCCTGCGCGGGGAGGACCTGGCGGTCTCCACCCGCGGCCAGGGCGGCGGGGGACTGTTCTCCAAGATGCGGGACGCGTTCAACGGCAGATGAGCTCGCGCGTGGGCTCGCAGCGCGAGCGGGGAGCGACGAGGGCCGGCCGTCCGGCGCTTGCGCCTGACGGTCCGTCCGAGAAGCGGACACGGTGAGCACGCCCCCGGTCTTCCTGGTGGACGCGCTGCCCGCGGGCGGCGAGGTCGTGCTCGACGGCGCCGAGGGCCGGCACGCGGCGACCGTACGGCGGCTGCGGGCGGGCGAGGAACTGGTCCTCTCCGACGGCTCTGGCGGCGTCGCGGACTGCCGGGTGCTCACGGCCGGGGCGGACTCGCTGCGGCTGGCGGTCATCGCGGTCCGGCGGCTGAACCCGCCGGCGCCCCGCTTCGTGCTGGTCCAGGCGCTGGCCAAGGGTGACCGCGGCGAGCTCGCGGTGGAGCTGGCGGTCGAGCTCGGCGTCGACGCGATCGTGCCGTGGGCCGCGAGCCGGTCGGTGACCCGCTGGGACGGGGCCCGCGGGCAGCGGTCGCTGGAGCGCTGGCGGTCGGTGGCGCGGGCGGCGGCCAAGCAGTCCCGGCGGGCCTGGCTGCCGCCGGTGGCGCCGCTCGCCTCGACCAAGGAGGTCGCCGCGCTGGTCGCGGACGCGGCCGGGGCGCTGGTCCTGCACGAGTCGGCGGCCCGGCCGCTGGTCTCGGTGCCGCTGCCGGACGCGGGCGACCTGGTGCTGGTGGTCGGGCCCGAGGGTGGGCTGGACGACGCCGAGCTGGAGGCGTTCGCGCTGGCGGGGGCGACGGCGGTCCGGCTCGGGAGGCCGGTGCTGCGCA contains these protein-coding regions:
- the dnaJ gene encoding molecular chaperone DnaJ, with product MAIDYYGVLGVRRDATGDEIKRAYRKLARELHPDVNPDPEAQERFKAATTAYEVLADPEKREIVDLGGDPLSQGGGGGSPFGAAGFGGLGDIMDAFFGASTARGPRSRVRQGSDALIRLDLELAETAFGVSRDLTVDTAIVCTICSGAGTAPGTHPASCDTCGGRGEVQSVQRSFLGQVMTSRPCPTCGGTGIVIPSPCTSCGGDGRVRARRTVGVKVPAGVEDGMRIRLSGQGEVGPGGGPAGDLYVEIHELPHDIFSREADDLHCRVQLPMTAAALGTALTLTTLDGDEEVPIRAGTQSDTVIPLRARGVPHLRGVGRGDLHVHVSVATPTRLDEEQEALLRQLATLRGEDLAVSTRGQGGGGLFSKMRDAFNGR
- a CDS encoding 16S rRNA (uracil(1498)-N(3))-methyltransferase yields the protein MSTPPVFLVDALPAGGEVVLDGAEGRHAATVRRLRAGEELVLSDGSGGVADCRVLTAGADSLRLAVIAVRRLNPPAPRFVLVQALAKGDRGELAVELAVELGVDAIVPWAASRSVTRWDGARGQRSLERWRSVARAAAKQSRRAWLPPVAPLASTKEVAALVADAAGALVLHESAARPLVSVPLPDAGDLVLVVGPEGGLDDAELEAFALAGATAVRLGRPVLRTSTAGAAALAALSLRTARWD